One stretch of Eretmochelys imbricata isolate rEreImb1 chromosome 1, rEreImb1.hap1, whole genome shotgun sequence DNA includes these proteins:
- the LOC144277526 gene encoding olfactory receptor 52R1-like — protein sequence MLESNTTDFTNPSTFILLGIPGLEAAHVWISIPFCAMYTTAILGNFTILFIVKREPSLHSPMFYFLFMLAITDLVMSTSTLPKMLSIFWFNSREISFSACLTQMYFVHSFSEMESGILVAMALDRYVAICHPLRHSTILTRPLVAKIGLAVVLRSVILTLPYPFLARWWPYCRTNIIPNTYCAHLAVVKLACADIRISSYYGLFDLFSVIGVDVFSITVSYTQILRAIFCLPTKDARLKTFGTCISHLCAIFALYLPIFFFSLTQRFGHNLPLYLHILFTSVYQVVPPVLHPMIYGVRTKQIRGRLLQLFTHKET from the coding sequence ATGTTAGAATCCAACACAaccgacttcaccaacccctccaccttcatcctgctgggcattcctggcctggaagcagcccatgtctggatctccatccccttctgtgctATGTACACCACagccatcttggggaacttcaccatcctgttcatcGTGAAGAGGGAGCCAAGCCTCCACAGTCCCATGTTCTATTTCCTCTTCATGCTGGCCATCACCGATCTGGTCATGTCCACATCCAccctgcccaaaatgctgagcatcttctggttcaattccagggagatcagtttcagtgcctgcctcacccagatgtacttcgtTCACTCCTTCTCAGAGATGGAGTCTGGAATCCTCGTGGCCATGGCTTTggatcgctacgtggccatctgccatcccctgagacattccaccatcctgacacGCCCCCTGGTGGCCAAGATCGgcctggccgtggtgctgcgCAGTGTCATACTAACGTTACCCTACCCGTTTCTGGCAAGGtggtggccatattgcagaaccaacatcatccccAACACCTATTGTGCACATCTAgctgtggtgaagctggcctgtgcTGACATCCGCATCAGTAGTTACTATGGCCTGTTTGATCTTTTCTCTGTGATTGGAGTAGATGTGTTTTCCATCACCGTGTCCTATACTCAGATCCTCCGCGCCATCTTCTGCCTTCCAACAAAGGATGCCCGGCTCAAAACTTTTGGGACCTGCATCTCTCATCTTTGTGCCATCTTTGCTTTGTACCTCCcaattttcttcttctctcttacGCAGCGGTTTGGCCACAATCTGCCACTGTATTTACACATTCTCTTTACCAGTGTGTACCAGGTGGTGCCCCCTGTGCTACACCCCATGATTTACGGGGTGAGGACCAAACAGATCCGGGgcaggctgctccagctctttacACATAAAGAGACTTAA